One window from the genome of Pseudoalteromonas sp. '520P1 No. 423' encodes:
- a CDS encoding LemA family protein: MLEFISNNWIGIGVLAVLIIVFYSWYVSIITKRNAMEEAFSGIDVKLKKRTDLIPNILAIANKFMAYEKSLLEEVTRLRSQVLKTEKGLANIDERFKLEGQLQNSLSGLIVAVENYPELKSNEPMIEAQRAYSDVEAHISAARRNFNSANRVLRNSIQVFPGNIITCLIGVSVMAFFQISESERKPVDATQLLK, translated from the coding sequence ATGTTGGAATTTATATCAAATAATTGGATCGGAATTGGTGTTTTAGCGGTTTTGATTATCGTTTTTTATTCCTGGTATGTTTCAATTATCACCAAACGAAATGCAATGGAAGAAGCGTTTTCAGGTATTGATGTGAAACTTAAAAAGCGCACTGATTTAATTCCGAACATACTTGCTATTGCCAATAAATTTATGGCTTATGAAAAGTCTTTATTAGAAGAAGTAACGCGTTTACGCTCTCAAGTCTTAAAGACTGAAAAAGGGTTAGCAAATATTGATGAACGCTTTAAATTAGAAGGACAATTACAAAACTCATTGTCAGGCTTAATAGTTGCTGTAGAAAATTACCCAGAGTTAAAATCAAATGAACCTATGATCGAAGCGCAACGTGCTTATTCTGATGTTGAAGCGCATATTTCAGCTGCAAGGCGTAATTTTAATAGCGCAAATCGCGTGCTGCGAAATAGCATTCAAGTATTTCCTGGTAATATTATTACTTGCTTGATTGGTGTGAGTGTGATGGCATTTTTTCAAATCTCTGAAAGTGAGCGTAAACCAGTCGATGCGACTCAATTATTAAAGTAA